From a region of the Nothobranchius furzeri strain GRZ-AD chromosome 12, NfurGRZ-RIMD1, whole genome shotgun sequence genome:
- the erlec1 gene encoding endoplasmic reticulum lectin 1: MARLLLVFLVGLLEVSANRGGYPYFTDEIPFKITWPGAEFTLPTSGALYSEDDFVIMTTTEKEKYKCLLPSLTSGDEDDDKGYTGPSPGELLDPLFKRSSCSYRIESYWTYEVCHGKHIRQYHEEKETGQRISVQEYFLGNKAQRSQSADKDESEERENAKAAPHSEVPTKNIEGQLTPYYSMEMGNGSPCVLKQNEPRSTSVLYVCHPDAKHEILSVAEVTTCEYEVVVLTPLLCAHPKYRFKTSPVNAIFCQALEGSPLKPQQLIKLDKEQEEKLKPPFSTDYREEDTSPVREEAFSSTQRPMTVGGLTQVTVGTAHISRLTDNQLIKEFLSGSYCLHGGVGWWKYEFCYGKHVHQYHEDKEHGKNTVVVGNWNAEEHVDWAKKNVVRSFQLKEDGVQKVKWVSHFYGHGDVCDLTGKPRQVIVKLKCKESESPHAVTVYMLEPQTCQYILGVESPVICRILDTADEHGLLSISS; the protein is encoded by the exons ATGGCTCGCCTGCTCTTGGTGTTCCTCGTCGGGCTGCTGGAGGTCTCCGCCAACCGAGGGGGCTACCCTTACTTCACCGACGAGATTCCGTTTAAAATCACCTGGCCTGGCGCGGAGTTCACGCTG CCAACGTCAGGCGCGCTTTACAGCGAAGATGACTTCGTGATTATGACAACAACAGAAAAAGAGAAGTACAAATGTCTGCTGCCTTCTCTGACATCTGGAGACGAG GATGATGATAAAGGCTACACAGGTCCCAGTCCAGGTGAACTGCTAGATCCGCTGTTCAAACGGAGCAGCTGCTCCTACAGG ATCGAGTCATACTGGACATATGAAGTGTGCCACGGGAAGCATATAAGACAGTATCACGAAGAGAAGGAGACCGGTCAG AGGATTAGTGTTCAGGAGTATTTTCTGGGTAATAAGGCACAAAGGAGCCAGTCAGCAGATAAGG ATGAAAGTGAAGAGAGAGAAAATGCTAAAGCTGCACCGCATTCAGAA GTGCCCACTAAAAACATTGAAGGCCAGCTGACACCTTACTACTCCATGGAGATGGGGAACGGGAGTCCGTGTGTGCTGAAACAGAACGAGCCGCGCTCCACGTCCGTGTTGTACGTGTGCCATCCCGACGCCAAGCACGAGATCCTGTCGGTGGCTGAGGTCACTACCTGTGAGTACGAGGTTGTGGTGTTGACTCCGCTGCTTTGTGCACACCCAAAGTACAG GTTTAAGACCTCACCAGTGAATGCCATCTTCTGCCAGGCTCTGGAGGGCTCTCCTCTCAAGCCTCAACAGCTCATCAAGTTGGACAAGGAGCAAGAGGAGAAGCTCAAACCGCCTTTCAGCACCGACTACAGAGAG GAGGACACGTCTCCAGTCAGGGAAGAAGCCTTCTCCTCCACTCAAAGACCCATGACCGTGGGAGGGCTAACTCAGGTCACCGTCGGCACCGCACACATCTCTCGTCTGACAGATAACCAGCTGATCAAGGAGTTCCTAAGTGGTTCATACTGTCTGCATGGG GGAGTGGGCTGGTGGAAGTACGAATTCTGTTACGGAAAACATGTCCATCAGTACCACGAG GACAaagagcatggaaagaacactgtggTGGTTGGCAACTGGAATGCTGAGGAGCACGTTGACTGGGCCAAGAAGAACGTCGTCCGCTCTTTTCAGCTCAAAGAGGACGGGGTGCAGAAAGTCAA GTGGGTTTCTCACTTTTACGGCCACGGGGATGTGTGTGATCTGACAGGGAAACCAAGACAGGTCATCGTCAAGCTCAA GTGTAAGGAGTCCGAGTCTCCACATGCTGTCACGGTCTACATGCTGGAGCCTCAGACTTGTCAGTACATCCTCGGG